In Nycticebus coucang isolate mNycCou1 chromosome 9, mNycCou1.pri, whole genome shotgun sequence, the following are encoded in one genomic region:
- the LOC128594917 gene encoding translation machinery-associated protein 7-like, protein MGGRKGGRKKPLKQLKNQTKELAKEDEMFKQKQKQEQKKLEELKAKAMGRGPLASGGSKKSDKK, encoded by the exons ATGGGAGGTAGAAAGGGGG GAAGAAAAAAGCCCCTGAAACAGCTCAAGAATCAGACCAAGGAGCTGGCCAAGGAAGATGAGATgttcaaacagaaacaaaaacaggagCAGAAGAAACTGGAGGAGCTAAAAGCGAAGGCCATGGGGAGGGGACCCCTGGCCTCAGGTGGAAGTAAGAAATCTGACAAAAAGTAA